TaagatatatttccttttttctcctcaaGTTCTAGTCACCAAGTTTTCTCTACCTTGCCCTCAAAAGGTGTCACATATTTGTGAGCAAATAATCTGAACAGATAATTCACATGAGAAGCAAtaaagatattaatatattaattagacACACAAAATATTCAAACTAGAATTATCAAAGTAAGCAAATTAATACTATAATAGGTCCCATTCAACTGTAcggcattagaaaaagaaaattttcaatggTGACATAATTTTGGAAAACTGGTATTCTCATATATTGCTAATGGCATGTAAAACATCTCGtggggaaaacagtttggtaagATCTATGAAGAACCATAAGAATGTTCGTATTCTTTGCACTAGTAATCCCAACTCCACATAATTGTTTTTAATGAgataattcaaaatgagaaaaaaagctaTAGTGACTCAAAATATTTCTGCTGCATTACTTTATAATAGCcagaaattggaaacaacctattTACCCAACAATTTGGGAATGATTAAGCAAATTAGAGCACATTAAGCTGGTGAAATATTATACAGCCACTAAAAATTATGACTTGAGGAAGCCTGCATAGCAACATGAAAAGTTGTTTACCAAGTAAAGcttagagaggaaaaagaagcagGACACACAAAATTACATCTACATGGTTATTATAATCATGCTTAGAAAACTCTCTATACCTATAGATAAAGCTGACAGGGAAATGAAAACAACCAAGGTGTTAAGGTGGTGAcaataaggttttttttcttctatttttaatttcctgtaaTATTGTTTTCACAATAAACAAACTCCCCTCCCCCAAATATCACACCTATTTATCTATTCCTTCTGCTCCATTTCTATCGCACCTCTACCTCCCCAATCCAGGGCCACATTCTGTCATGGCCAGATCACTTCTCCTAATTGGTCTCTCTTCAACTCACTTAGGCTGCAAACACTGCAGTTGCCTAAAGGGCCACATTTATCATATCACTTACCTGATGGTAACCTTTCATTGCTCCCATGTTTGTGATCCTATCTAGGTTTACCTAGGCGGGTCTACCTAGGCTGGTCAAGGCCTGCCTAGGCTGGTCCAGTGCTTCACTACTCACCTTTCttctctgctgctgctgttcttcttcctcctcattaCAGATAACATTTCCTGAGAGTTTACGGTGTCAGGTTTTgctctaaatgctttacatatattaattcatttagtcCTCATAACAACAAACATTTGAGATAGATACTcttatcccattttataaataaggggggaagggaaagagagagagggagcgagGCAGGCAGGTAGGCACTTGCCAAGGCCACATGGCTAGTGAATAGAAGAATCTGGCTTTGTACCCAGGCAGAACTGACTCCAAGGCCAGAACTTAACCAGTGGGGATTATTCCTCCAACACACCCTGCTTAGTCTCCTCTATGGGCCTTTCCTCTTACAGCTACCAACCCTCAGTTGTTTTTATCCTCCAATGAACTTAAATAGTGTACAGTAATAGTTACCACGTGCTGCCCCCTTACCAGGTGCCAGGTGCTTCTTAAGCCCTGTATTTGACAGGGTTTCATCTTCTGTCAACTTGTGTGAGAAAGTAAAAGCTGGGCTTAATTCCTAGCTTATCCCTTTACTAGCTGTGAGACCTTGAGTAGATTCCTTAGGCTCTCTGACTGTGACCCTTTATGTGAGTTAGCAATTCTCAAACTGGATCCCAGGACCAGCTGCATCAGCATCACCCAGATGCTGTTTGAGCCTGTTAGAATTGCAGGTTTTGAGCTCCACTCCCCACTTACTGAATCACTCTCAGGATGCAGGGTCAGGTCCAACTATTTATCTGTGTTTCAATTGTGCACTCAAGTTTGAGACCCACCGCCCCAGTTATAATCATACCTACCTGACAGAGTTGTTGGGAAGATAAAGCATAAGATAATATGTGTAATTCAGCTTGCAGCACATAGGTTGTTTGGCAAgtggtaatttattattattgccatttagCTTTGTGTGGGTTAGTCTTCCCTGCTCAAGCTGTGGGCAGGCACTGTGCTTCCTGCTGTTCTTTTGCTCGTATTTCTCACCTTGCCCAGAAAAGGGCAGGACCTATATTAGGTTTTCAATAAAGTCCTCTTATTTCACTGACTAATCAGTAAAAGAACCATTTCAGAGAAACACTGTAATGTAGTATAGTGTCCCTGAAGCTAGACCGCCTGGGTCTAGTCAACTGATTAGCTGTGGGACTTCAGGCAAATGAATGTATCTCTGTGTGTCTCAATTTCTTCTCTCTGTCAAATGGAGAGACTAATATTACCAACTCCATAAGGTCATAGTGATAAATACATACTTGTAAAATGATTTGAATGGGGTCTAGAATAGAGCACTGTGTTCAAGAAATGTTAGCTAGCATTATTTTGTGTCATTTCATCCATTAATGGTGGAGGAGGTTCCATTTCTTCATTTGGCAAGCAAATGACAAATACCTCTTGAGCAACTTCTCTGTATCGGGCACTGTACTAGGTACAGAGAATAAAGCTATGACCAAGGTATGTTGTCCTCTCTCAAGGACCTCAGTCTAATACAGGAAACTTGCATATTCCAAAATGTCCTAGCAATCAGTTTGGTCTGTACCCAGCTATCTAGGAGTGCAGGGGGCAGGGGGACAGGCTGAATTATATCTATGGCATCAAGCCCTTAGTCTAGATACCAGGCCAGTTTCCTCAAAGGAAACTAAGCAAACCAAAGACCTTAGCAATTTCTATAGAAGCTCCAGAGGCACCAACCCACCCCAACTCCCTGAGCGCTCACTTACCTCCCTGACTGGCTGGTCTTCCTGTTTCCTGTTATTGGATTCCATTTGTCCCCAGGAAATTCCTGTAAAGAAAAATCCTGATAAGTTAGAAAGCTTTGAACAGCCAGGTATCTAGACGGCCTCAAAAATGTGAAGAGGTCAGGAGCCGGTGTCTGGCCCAGCCCCCCAGCTTGTTCCTTCTACTCTGCTATGCAGGCTGAGAAATTTGTACCTGGAGGGCTGCCTTTCTGTCGGGAGGCTTGCTAAACTGCTGCAGACATGAAGAGACTAAGGGAGCACTTAGGGACCTGGACACCGTGGTCTAGAAATGCTGTTTCCCTCTTTCTCCACTCCCCTCCCAAACCACATTAAAAACCAGTTTAGTATGTTTGCTGTTTGCCCTGGCTCTTGCCTGCACAGAGAGATGGAggtctttttgtttgttctgcTGGGTGAACCTGCTcattcctcctgcctcttccAACAGAGAAAGCATCTTCTTGGAAGCCCTGACCCTTGAGGGGGGCTTTGAGGGCAGAAGCTCTGGCTGCAGCAACCCTCTCCCCAGGTGAGGCAGAGGGACAGCAGGTATGCCAGCACGCCTCCAACTGCAGTGGCTCCTCCTTCTCTGCCCACATCTGCTggcaggggctgaggtgggcccaTCTCTGGGGAATATGAGTGCAGGTTGCCACAGTCCCTACATTACAGGAGCAGACTCTCTACCCTGGGCATTTTTTCCTTAAGGGCCATGTCCAagcaactcttttttttctaggCCAAGCCATATGTGCCATTTGTAAAACTGTCCATGCCTTCCTATTTTAGCTCCAAACTGAATGCAAATTAGCCTTTCAGATTCTCTCTTTGTATCCAATACTCCATACCTAGAGACTCAGAGTTTAGTTCAATGGGAATGCAGTTTTTCCTAAATTTCACTGATCTTCCAAACTCCCTCTTTCTCCAATGCTACCATTATTAGTCCCATTCAAAGTTTTATTACCTTTGCCCCAGTAGGTCTCCCTACTGGAAGTAAGACGCCTGGTGAAGCAGAATAAACATAGATCCTTGGCGCAGTCACACTGGCTAAGACACTTAATAGTGGTGTTATTTGAGGTTATTCATATTACCTCCTTGAACCTCACCTCAGTTTCCTATATGGGTGACCAGTAGtgataataaataagatatgcaGAGAGAACTCCTAGCACATTGCTTGGCACATAAGAGGCTCTGGATGTTAGCAGCAATGCAAAAGTTGAGGTTTATTTCTTGGCTTCAGCTTTTAAAGGACCACAGCAGTCCCTGCCTATATCTGGCATGTCAGAACAGCTCTAACCACTTGTACTTTAGACTCTGCCTCGATGCCCTTGTGAGATGTTCCTGCCTGCAAAGACACCATTACTTGTTCAACCACAGTGGGGGCCAGGATTTCCTGTCCATGCCCTGTCTAGCCCTGCGGACGTGCTCAGTAAATAGCAGTGGCCAAACCAAAGTCCTATACCAACTCCCAACCACCTTCCCAGGTCCACAGTATCACTctacttttttttccctaagcCACATAGGTTCCTGGTACATTGCTTGCACCCTTTGAACCAAAGAGGCAGTTATCCCCACGGCTTGCTGCAAATGGAGATTGTGATGGGAACTTGCTGTCCCAGTGGAAGTGATACTGCTAGAGGGCATCCGGCCACACTAGAGAGGGCCTGGGCTTTGCAATCAGCTTATGGAGAGGCAGTGTAGCACAGTCAGGAGCTTGGCCTCTGGAGCTTGATAGCATGGATTCAAATCGCACACCTGCCTTTCACTTGCGGCCTCAGGCAAGCCATTCAACTTCTCTTtatctcagtttccccaactacATAACAGTATAATCACGATAATAATATTGCTTGAGAACTCAATGACTTGATACATGTAAAGCATCTAGAATAGTACCTGGTGCCCAGTAGACACTGAGATGCTAGTTACTGTCATGttattcaaattctggctctgccacttgctagatgtgtgacctctctgagccttggctttctcagcttcctcagctgtaaaatgggagatCCTATTATAACTTATCCCATACAattggtaagtgaaataatttGACAATGAATGAAAAACAAGCTGGTATGAAGGATGTGAGTGCATGCTGATTTCAGTCTTCACAGCACTGAACAGGAGCCAATTAGTTCACCAACCTCGTCCAGGGGCATTAGGAGCAGGATCTCAGCCCTACTTCAGATAGCTACCACCACAAGTACCTGAGTCATCAGAGCGATGGCATCTTAACCCATGCTGCAAGTTTTTCCCATTTCTTGAGGGGGGTGGAGTAGGAGTGGAAGGTTCAGATGATGGGCAGAAATGGGCATGTGGTGTCTCCTAGGCAGCCATCCACGTGTCGGAATGCGTAGTATCTAAGCAGACCTGCTTAGCTGGTCTAACAAGCATTAGGAACCCAAGGTATCCCTCCCTCAGAGTACAAAAAATAGAGGCATGGTATAGGCACAGCCTCACCCGCATGCATTACTGCTGCCAATTGCTGCAACCTGCAAATCGTACCTCCATCTCTTATAGAGTTGCTGGTCCTGGGCTGACACCGCTGCAGCCGTCATCTCCTCACTTCCCCCGCCCCACTCACCCCCAATCTCAGCCCTCTTTGTCTACTGTCTATCTGTGAGTCCTTCTTCCAGCAAAAGTCTCTCAAGCTAAGCCAAAATGTCCCTTTAAGAGATGATAACTCACTTATAAGATGATTACAATCTGGCAGTCACTGCTCTGAGTCTTAAATGTGTTACATCACTTAATCCCCACAACCAACTTATGAAGTAGGTGTTGTTACTACCCCCATGCTTTTAGATGGGAAAGCTTAGGCATTGTAAGTTCGGGggaagaaattcaaaaccagGCAGTCTGGTTCCAGCTTCGGTGCCCTTAaaaccattattttatatttcctctcctctttttttcaacattatgaatatattcaaacatacaaaaatgttgaaagaagTTCACAGTGATCACCCATATACCCAGCACCTAGATTCTACAattaacattttgatatatttgcCTTATCATATATCCATTTACTCCTCTATCCATCTACCAATCCATCTTAAAATCCTGGTGCATTTTAAAGTAAGTTGAAAACAACTATATccccataaattttaaaatgtaaatgaaatggacaaatttcttgaaagacacacACTACTAAAGcttactcaagaagaaatagatgacCTAAATGTCCCcaaatctattaaagaaattgaatttgtagttaaaaagCTTTCTACCAAAAAAcctccaggcccagatggcttcaatGATGAATTCaagcaaacatttaaggaagacatTTTATACAAACTCTTcctgaaaataaaagagaagggaaTACATCCCAACTCATTTTTTAAGGCTAGCATTACCTtgatacaaacaaacaaacaaacaaacaaaaaacagaaaaagatgttataataaaactatagactaaaatccctgataaacataagggcaaaatccttaacaaaatattagcaaatctagTAACATATAaaaggataatacatcatgaccaagtgggatttatcctggCAATGCTAggcttctatttattttaaaaatcaatcagtgtCATTCACCACATCAGTAgactaaaagagaaaaactatatgatcatctcaacagatacagaaaaagcatttgaaaaaaaatacaacatccACTTCTGatgaaaactctcagtaaactaagaataaaagagaTTTTCCTCAATTAAAGGGCACCTACAAAAAaatcctacagctaacatcaaacTTTATAGtcaaagattaagaaaaaagctACAATGTCCACTCTTACCATTTCCTCCAAACATTGTATTGAAGGTGAGAGTGCAATAAGGCTCTTCTCTCTCCCAGAAAAGGGCATGTACAGGAGAAAGGAAGATACTAAATTCTATTTGGAGATGGCATGATTGTGTAtgtagaaaatgttttataatccaccaaaaagctattagaactaataagtgagtttggcaaggttgcaggatacaatgtCAATACACAaaattcaattatatttctatagaCTAGTAATCAAGAATTTCAACttgacattaagaaaataatactcTTTATAATAGcatctaaaaacataaaatcttagGGACAAATATCCCTGGTGGTTGAGTGGCTAGGATTCGGTGCTTTCATAAAACCTCAGGgacaaatataacaaaatatgtacaagatttGTATGCTGAAAACATAAGTTGAATACAGCAGTACACTTCAAAAACACTTCAGCATACAtattaaataaagtttaatatttGTTTACAACATTTTTAGGCAAAATTTACTTCCAGTGAAATGCACAAATACTAAGTGCATTGGCTGTCTAGGAGCCTTGCTATACATTTGTTGAGTTCTGACAGGTACATATGTTTAACTCAAACTCTTACCAAGATATAGAACATTGTCACCACCCCACAAGTTCCCTCTGCCCTTTTCCAGTCAATCTCTGTGCCACCTCCCATTGGCGAGCAGTGTTCTGAATTTTTTCCCCCATAGAATAGCTgttttagaatttcatataaaaggAATTGTAGAGTTCATAGTCTTTTGTGTAAGGCTTCTTTCACTCTTGAAGTTCCTTTTTACCAAGAATATATATTGAGCAAATTCAGATACTAAGTCATTTCGAAAGTGTCTGTGTATGCAACAGCTGAACACAGGAATTAACTTCTGGTTTGAATGCACCGGCCAAAAGATGGCATCAGGGATGCCATGGGGAAGTAATCTGGCAGTGAGTAGGCAAGGACCTAGGGAGTCCTCCCAGAAGTAGCCTGGGGGATGGTGGTAGCTTGTGTTATGGTAATAGGTCATAACCGGGATATAAGAGCAGCCAGTTTAGACCTGGGTCTCCAACAGAGACAGgatggagaaaggggaaaggatttgtctttttaaaaacccaacAAGTCAGATCTCTGAAAGCAAAGCCTGGGGATATTTGCAAGTTTTGCATCTCTAAATACTTCTGAAGTAGAAAATGGGAGGCAATAAGTGATATTTTGTATCATGCACTGGGCCTAGAACTCCATAGACAcaatctcatttgattctcacaagtGATCCATGAGGTAGCCATGATATtcctccattttagagatgaggtagTGAGACTCTTCTTAATACTGGCTATTTTatgacagaaaaattattttttccctttagaaTTACATACTTCAAATTTGTGCGGTTGAATGACTTGCTTTGGGTCACTCAGATATCAATTTTATAGTCAGGATATAAATCTCAGTTGTGCCCATTTTATGAAGCAAAAGTTACTTTTATCTAACCCTAAAGATGAGACAACTGCAATTTTGGTGGCTGAGTATCTTATTCAAGGTTACTAAGCTAACAACTACTGAAGCCAGTGCTGTACAGTTTCAAggaattataattgttatatttttaaataatttacctaGCTTTCTCCTCTCAAAGACAATAATGAAGGTTACCCACCCAAGAACCAAGTCCTCACCTGCACTGTCACCTTCCTGGGTTTCCAAGTGTTGCCAGGTGCCAAGCTGCTGTCCTCGAGGGTACTGTGCTGAGGATTATGATAGCAAACTGAACACCGAATGCATTGGTGGTGGTGGCACCGGCAGTTGTAGCAATTTGGCATCATATTTCTCTTTAGCAAGGCAGGGCAGATTTCCCCAGAACAATAAATGCAAGGATCACGGACTAGAGCTCCTTGAACACTGCAGGAGTAAGAGCAGGTCCTGTGGTAATCAAAATCACCACAGCGTAGTGGCTTACAACACATGGAATTTTCTAGACCTTTGCTTGCAAAACATTCTGAGTAAGTGGGAGTTTCTGACTGAAGGGGTGACATGGAATGATATGATTGGTCTGTGGCATGATATGGTTGGTCTGCGGAATGATATGATTGGTCCATGGGATGGCGCCTCAATTCCCTATAGCTGGAGCTCATTGGCTGGAAGTTTTGGTCTATAGGTTTTGGTCTCTGGGTAAAAGTCTTGTTGCTATGAGTGGTTAAACTTGGCAAATGAGATGTAGATAAGGATTTGCTACTCTCTTCAAAGAACTTTCTTCTGTCTGCAAAAGGCAAGAGGATGGCATCCTCCCCAGCTTGAGCAGTAGAAGCCTTCAATTCCTTGTTGTCACCTGGGTTGGAAGGGCCTTCCATGGCTACTGCCACAAGTGGCTGTGAATTATGCTCTGGAGACCATCTCCAATGACCTCCACGGACTCCACAGTGAGCATGTGTTTTCTCAGGGTCTGAGGAGGATGGGTCAGGTGCTTTCCACCAGGTGTTCAGGCCCAAAGAGGACTGGCCAGGCCTCTGGCCAGGGCTTATTCGTCCCTCTAAGCCTGTCCTAGATTCATGGCTCTCAGGGGCTTGGCTGAGGCACTCGGAAGACCTAGCTCTGAGCATCATGCTTTTGTTGAAGAGCTTGTCTCTGGGGCTGGGAGgttttttacatgaagatagAAGAGATGTGTTAGAGGCAGTGAGTGGAGGACTTTCTGGGGGCTCCTGGGTCTCTTCCACTGGCTCCTTAGTGTCACACAGCTGTGACAAGGGACCCTTGCTTTTCTGGAGCTGGGCCTTCCTCCTCTGAATTTCATTACGCAGATTGGTAGCAAAACGCTCACTCTTCCGCCGGTTTTGGATCGAGCGGCCCCGGGTCCCTCCACTTCGCCTACCACCCATCCGGCTGCACTCCTTGGGCTCGCTGTCCCCTTCTTCACCTGCCTCTGTGCCACTAGCTACTTTAGTGGTTGAAGAACAGTCCCTGGCTTGTTGAACAAGGGAGCCAGAGGCAGAGGGTTGCTGGTTGGCCAATTCACTGCCTGCTCTGCTTGTTCTGTTTGGGTCCAGGAAACCTTTTTCTGAGGGGTGTCCATCAGCCTCTCCCTGTGGGGGACTGCTTTGGCTCTGGTGTCCCAAAACTAAAGACCTGTCATCCACTTGTctggtctttctttctttgctggaCTGGTCATGGGTTCCTCCTGTAGGGGGGCATGGACTTTTCTTCCCTTTGTGGCTGCTGTGCAAAGGGGACAGAGTCCACTGGTGCCCATCCTGTCCGGGTGGGAGCTCCATCCCTTTGCTGCCCCTGGTATCAAGGTGTACATGCTGCAGGTGGGATGCCAGCAGCTGTTCAGGGGCACTATGGCGATGCCCTGTGGGTCCTATGAGATGTGGAGGTCTGCCAAAAGAAGCCTTAGCTAGCTCTGCAGAAGCCTCATTGAGTGGGTTGGAATCCATGCTGGAAGCTCTGTCACAGGCTTTTGGGGATCCAACAGCTTTGGTTGAGGCCTGCATCAGTAGATGCTCAGAGCCCTGTTGGCTGGATTCAGGAGGCTGACTGAACTCACAGTTCTGATGGCCCTCACTTGTCACTTGGTCATGCCCACTGAGGCAACAGAACCTATTAGGGTTCCTTGCGGGTAGCACAGGCTCTAAGCTCAGTTTCTCCTTCTGTGGCAAGGGGACCACAGGCTCAGATGCCCTGCGCTGCTCTCCATTGAGGAGTTGGGCTCTGGAGGCCTGAAGGCTGTCCCGCCTCACTGGAGGTTGTGGTGGGCCCCTGACTGCTTTGGCAGGCCCTGACTGGTATCCCTCCTGTGGACGGGATGACATCTGAGAGCTGGGGGTCAGGTGGCCCCCACTGGTGCGACGACTACCTCCTGAGGTCTCAGCCACATTAGGCCGGCCACTGGGGGCCTTAGTTGGCCCTGGGCCTTGCATGATGCAGTCTGTAGAGGCTGGCTCCTCTGGCCTGAGGGAAAGGGCACAGTCAGAAGCATTTGAGCTGGCCGAGAAGGAGCTGTAGGCTGAGTCACGCTGGTTAGGGTACATGTTCTGGTCAATAGGCAACAGATGGCTCTCATAGGTGGCTTGGCCTGGTTGCTCCAGGCTCTCCATGCTGCCAATGGAGCTGCTCTTCTCGGTGCTGCAATGCCGGGAGAGTGGACACCACTGCACACACACGTCACTGTAAGACACAGGGCATACTGGTTAGTTAGCGAAGTCATGGCCAGCCCTACTATAGGAGAGGACAGGCCAGCCCAGAGGTACCCATGCCACAAATGAGAGGAgggtaggcaaaaaaaaaaaaaaaaagggaagaaagggaaacagGGAAGAAGATGGACATTGGGGTGCCTCAGGGGCTTAGTAAAATGGGACACAAGATGATATATGGAAAAAAGATGGGGAAACACCCCAAAGACTAAAAGTGGGAGAACTCTATGGGGGTTATCCTCTATTTCCCTGACATTAGCAAGTCTGAAATTGCTTCTAGGCTGTCCCTAGGGAGTCAGCATGTGGCTCCCTGCCAAAAGAGACAATCACAGAATATCAGCATTAGAGAGGGGCCCTAAAGGGCTGATTCAATTGTAGCCGGACCATTTTGTAAAtaaatcagtgattctcaaacttgagcatgtGCGTCAGAATCACATGGAGGGCTTGTTGAAACACGGGTCACTCGTCCTCATCCTAGAGCTTTAGGTCTCGGTGAATCCTGAGAATTTGTACTTCCAACAACTTCCCAGGTGCTGCTGGGGCTGCTTGCtcatccagcaatcacacttttgagaaccactggtgtaAAGCAAGCCCAGCAAAGGGAAGTGATTTTGAGATGGTGATTTACTCAAGAACACCCAGCTCTA
The Gorilla gorilla gorilla isolate KB3781 chromosome X, NHGRI_mGorGor1-v2.1_pri, whole genome shotgun sequence genome window above contains:
- the SHROOM4 gene encoding protein Shroom4 isoform X2; translated protein: MHFPSEAFSLSWHSGCNTSDVCVQWCPLSRHCSTEKSSSIGSMESLEQPGQATYESHLLPIDQNMYPNQRDSAYSSFSASSNASDCALSLRPEEPASTDCIMQGPGPTKAPSGRPNVAETSGGSRRTSGGHLTPSSQMSSRPQEGYQSGPAKAVRGPPQPPVRRDSLQASRAQLLNGEQRRASEPVVPLPQKEKLSLEPVLPARNPNRFCCLSGHDQVTSEGHQNCEFSQPPESSQQGSEHLLMQASTKAVGSPKACDRASSMDSNPLNEASAELAKASFGRPPHLIGPTGHRHSAPEQLLASHLQHVHLDTRGSKGMELPPGQDGHQWTLSPLHSSHKGKKSPCPPTGGTHDQSSKERKTRQVDDRSLVLGHQSQSSPPQGEADGHPSEKGFLDPNRTSRAGSELANQQPSASGSLVQQARDCSSTTKVASGTEAGEEGDSEPKECSRMGGRRSGGTRGRSIQNRRKSERFATNLRNEIQRRKAQLQKSKGPLSQLCDTKEPVEETQEPPESPPLTASNTSLLSSCKKPPSPRDKLFNKSMMLRARSSECLSQAPESHESRTGLEGRISPGQRPGQSSLGLNTWWKAPDPSSSDPEKTHAHCGVRGGHWRWSPEHNSQPLVAVAMEGPSNPGDNKELKASTAQAGEDAILLPFADRRKFFEESSKSLSTSHLPSLTTHSNKTFTQRPKPIDQNFQPMSSSYRELRRHPMDQSYHSADQPYHATDQSYHSMSPLQSETPTYSECFASKGLENSMCCKPLRCGDFDYHRTCSYSCSVQGALVRDPCIYCSGEICPALLKRNMMPNCYNCRCHHHQCIRCSVCYHNPQHSTLEDSSLAPGNTWKPRKVTVQEFPGDKWNPITGNRKTSQSGREMAHSKTSFSWATPFHPCLENPALDLSSYRAISSLDLLGDFKHALKKSEETSVYEEGSSLASMPHPLRSRAFSESHISLEPQSTRAWGQHRRELFSKGDETQSDLLGARKKAFPPPRPPPPNWEKYRLFRAAQQQKQQQQQQQQQQKQQEEEEEEEEEEEEEEEAEEEEEELPPQYFSSETSGSCALNPEEVLEQPQPLSLGHLEGSRQGSQSVPAEQESFALHSSDFLPPIRGHLGSQPEQAQSPCYYGIGGLWRTSEQEATESAKQEFQHFSPPPGAPGIPTSYSAYYNISVAKAELLNKLKDQPEMAESGLGEEEVDHELAQKKIQLIESISRKLSVLREAQRGLLEDINANSALGEEVEANLKAVCKSNEFEKYHLFVGDLDKVVNLLLSLSGRLARVENALNSIDSEANQEKLVLIEKKQQLTGQLADAKELKEHVDRREKLVFGMVSRYLPQDQLQDYQHFVKMKSALIIEQRELEEKIKLGEEQLKCLRESLLLGPSNF
- the SHROOM4 gene encoding protein Shroom4 isoform X1, with protein sequence MENRPGSFQYVPVQLQGGAPWGFTLKGGLEHCEPLTVSKIEDGGKAALSQKMRTGDELVNINGTPLYGSRQEALILIKGSFRILKLIVRRRNAPVSRPHSWHVAKLLEGCPEAATTMHFPSEAFSLSWHSGCNTSDVCVQWCPLSRHCSTEKSSSIGSMESLEQPGQATYESHLLPIDQNMYPNQRDSAYSSFSASSNASDCALSLRPEEPASTDCIMQGPGPTKAPSGRPNVAETSGGSRRTSGGHLTPSSQMSSRPQEGYQSGPAKAVRGPPQPPVRRDSLQASRAQLLNGEQRRASEPVVPLPQKEKLSLEPVLPARNPNRFCCLSGHDQVTSEGHQNCEFSQPPESSQQGSEHLLMQASTKAVGSPKACDRASSMDSNPLNEASAELAKASFGRPPHLIGPTGHRHSAPEQLLASHLQHVHLDTRGSKGMELPPGQDGHQWTLSPLHSSHKGKKSPCPPTGGTHDQSSKERKTRQVDDRSLVLGHQSQSSPPQGEADGHPSEKGFLDPNRTSRAGSELANQQPSASGSLVQQARDCSSTTKVASGTEAGEEGDSEPKECSRMGGRRSGGTRGRSIQNRRKSERFATNLRNEIQRRKAQLQKSKGPLSQLCDTKEPVEETQEPPESPPLTASNTSLLSSCKKPPSPRDKLFNKSMMLRARSSECLSQAPESHESRTGLEGRISPGQRPGQSSLGLNTWWKAPDPSSSDPEKTHAHCGVRGGHWRWSPEHNSQPLVAVAMEGPSNPGDNKELKASTAQAGEDAILLPFADRRKFFEESSKSLSTSHLPSLTTHSNKTFTQRPKPIDQNFQPMSSSYRELRRHPMDQSYHSADQPYHATDQSYHSMSPLQSETPTYSECFASKGLENSMCCKPLRCGDFDYHRTCSYSCSVQGALVRDPCIYCSGEICPALLKRNMMPNCYNCRCHHHQCIRCSVCYHNPQHSTLEDSSLAPGNTWKPRKVTVQEFPGDKWNPITGNRKTSQSGREMAHSKTSFSWATPFHPCLENPALDLSSYRAISSLDLLGDFKHALKKSEETSVYEEGSSLASMPHPLRSRAFSESHISLEPQSTRAWGQHRRELFSKGDETQSDLLGARKKAFPPPRPPPPNWEKYRLFRAAQQQKQQQQQQQQQQKQQEEEEEEEEEEEEEEEAEEEEEELPPQYFSSETSGSCALNPEEVLEQPQPLSLGHLEGSRQGSQSVPAEQESFALHSSDFLPPIRGHLGSQPEQAQSPCYYGIGGLWRTSEQEATESAKQEFQHFSPPPGAPGIPTSYSAYYNISVAKAELLNKLKDQPEMAESGLGEEEVDHELAQKKIQLIESISRKLSVLREAQRGLLEDINANSALGEEVEANLKAVCKSNEFEKYHLFVGDLDKVVNLLLSLSGRLARVENALNSIDSEANQEKLVLIEKKQQLTGQLADAKELKEHVDRREKLVFGMVSRYLPQDQLQDYQHFVKMKSALIIEQRELEEKIKLGEEQLKCLRESLLLGPSNF